In Nymphaea colorata isolate Beijing-Zhang1983 chromosome 5, ASM883128v2, whole genome shotgun sequence, one genomic interval encodes:
- the LOC116254404 gene encoding receptor-like protein kinase At3g21340, with the protein MLVGCVVYAFFRIQRPKPSPANVVIKNNVENPVEQQFGFIQLMPNHAFTYEEILKITHNFETHIGEGGSGSVYYGLLNNGNEVAVKVLKDWRQRGSKEFVAEVKLLVTVHHKNLVSFVGYCDEGMNMIVLYEYMHNGSLRDLLSGKKATTEPLTWKRRLQIALDVAAGLEYLHSGCKPAIIHRDVKTTNILLNEQLEAKLADFGISRVDGKTQTSTVIAGTPGYIDPEYSETSILTKKSDVYSFGVVLFELICGHPVRFGTPEQYFYIVQWATLNIMSGEIDSIIDPRIKGAHQMNSVWKVAEVAIACTARSSAERPHMYNILNDLKQAMEIEMDADSQELEVSAIEVVTTSESSTEASRLVSDSPRTPIRRSEA; encoded by the exons AGAATCCTGTGGAGCAACAATTTGGTTTTATTCAGCTAATGCCTAACCATGCATTCACCTATGAAGAGATTTTGAAGATCACACATAACTTTGAAACCCATATTGGTGAGGGAGGATCAGGTTCAGTTTACTATGGCCTCCTTAATAATGGCAATGAAGTTGCAGTCAAAGTATTGAAAGATTGGCGCCAAAGAGGATCTAAAGAATTTGTTGCAGAG GTCAAGTTGTTAGTGACAGTGCATCACAAAAACCTCGTCTCATTTGTTGGATATTGCGATGAAGGCATGAATATGATCGTGCTCTATGAGTATATGCATAATGGAAGTTTGAGAGACCTCTTATCAG gCAAGAAAGCCACAACCGAACCCTTAACATGGAAGAGACGGCTGCAAATTGCTTTGGATGTTGCAGCAG GTTTGGAGTATTTACACTCAGGTTGCAAACCAGCTATCATTCATAGAGATGTAAAGACCACAAACATCCTTCTCAACGAACAACTTGAAGCCAAGCTGGCAGATTTTGGGATTTCTAGGGTTGATGGCAAGACTCAAACATCAACAGTGATTGCTGGCACCCCTGGATATATTGATCCTGA GTATTCTGAAACAAGCATTCTCACCAAAAAGAGTGATGTTTATAGCTTCGGTGTAGTGCTTTTTGAGCTTATATGCGGCCATCCAGTTAGATTCGGCACCCCTGAGCAGTACTTTTATATTGTTCAATGGGCAACATTAAATATTATGAGTGGTGAAATAGATAGCATTATTGACCCAAGGATTAAAGGGGCACACCAAATGAATTCTGTGTGGAAGGTTGCAGAGGTAGCAATTGCATGTACTGCACGGAGTTCTGCAGAGAGGCCACACATGTATAATATTCTAAATGATTTGAAACAGGCGATGGAGATAGAGATGGACGCTGATTCTCAAGAGCTAGAAGTTTCTGCTATAGAGGTTGTGACTACTTCAGAGTCTTCAACTGAAGCATCTCGCCTTGTGTCCGATTCACCCAGGACACCCATTAGAAGGTCAGAAGCTTAA